One genomic window of Cricetulus griseus strain 17A/GY chromosome 3, alternate assembly CriGri-PICRH-1.0, whole genome shotgun sequence includes the following:
- the Emc8 gene encoding ER membrane protein complex subunit 8 codes for MPGVKLTTQAYCKMVLHGAKYPHCAVNGLLVAERQRPRKEHPPGAGSHTLFVDCIPLFHGTLALAPMLEVALTLIDSWCKENNYVIAGYYQANERVKDASPNQVAEKVASRIAEGFSDTALIMVDNAKFTMDCAAPTIHVYEHHENRWRCRDPHYDYCEDWPEAQRISASLLDSRSYETLVDFDNHLDDIRNDWTNPEINKAVLHLC; via the exons ATGCCCGGCGTGAAGCTGACCACCCAGGCCTACTGCAAAATGGTGCTACACGGCGCCAAGTACCCGCACTGCGCGGTCAACGGGCTTCTGGTGGCCGAGAGGCAGAGGCCGCGCAAGGAGCATCCGCCGGGCGCGGGCAGCCATACTCTCTTCGTGGACTGCATCCCGCTTTTCCACGGCACGCTGGCCCTGGCGCCCATGCTGGAGGTGGCGCTCACCCTG ATTGACTCATGGTGCAAAGAGAACAACTATGTGATCGCCGGCTATTATCAAGCTAATGAGCGTGTGAAGGATGCCAG CCCAAACCAGGTAGCAGAGAAGGTGGCCTCCAGGATTGCTGAGGGCTTCAGTGACACTGCACTCATAATG GTGGACAATGCCAAGTTCACGATGGACTGCGCAGCACCTACGATCCATGTATATGAGCACCATGAGAACAGGTGGcgatgcagagacccacacta CGACTACTGTGAAGATTGGCCAGAGGCACAGAGGATCTCAGCATCACTCCTGGACAGCCGCTCCTATGAAACGCTCGTTGATTTTGATAACCACCTGGATGACATTCGGAATGACTGGACAAACCCCGAGATCAACAAAGCAGTTCTGCACCTGTGCTAG
- the LOC100770670 gene encoding cytochrome c oxidase subunit 4 isoform 1, mitochondrial — protein MLATRVLSLIGKRAISTSVCVRAQGSVVKSEDYSLPAYMDRRDYPLPDVAHVRLLSASQKALKEKEKADWSSLSRDEKVQLYRIQFNESFAEMNRSTNEWKTVVGLAMFFIGFTALVLIWEKHYVYGPIPHTFDRDWVAMQTKRMLDMKANPIQGFSAKWDYDKNEWKK, from the exons atgTTGGCTACCAGGGTGCTTAGCCTAATTGGCAAGAGAGCTATTtccacctctgtgtgtgttcGAGCACAAG GGAGTGTTGTGAAGAGTGAAGACTATAGTCTCCCTGCTTATATGGATCGGCGTGACTACCCCTTGCCTGATGTAGCCCATGTCAGGCTGCTGTCTGCCAGCCAGAAGGCcctgaaagagaaggagaaggcagaCTGGAGCAGCTTGTCTAGGGATGAGAAAGTCCAAT TGTACCGCATCCAGTTTAATGAGAGCTTTGCTGAGATGAACAGGAGCACCAACGAGTGGAAGACAGTTGTGGGCCTGGCCATGTTCTTCATCGGCTTTACTGCACTTGTTCTCATTTGGGAGAAGCACTATG TGTATGGCCCCATCCCTCATACCTTTGATCGTGACTGGGTGGCCATGCAGACCAAGAGGATGCTGGACATGAAGGCCAACCCCATTCAGGGCTTCTCTGCCAAGTGGGACTACGACAAGAACGAGTGGAAGAAGTAA